In Arthrobacter sp. SLBN-112, a genomic segment contains:
- a CDS encoding ABC transporter permease — protein sequence MGQQGYSGVPGLVRALAVVAAVVVVLPLLAMVLRVDWSQFIPLVASESSLTALGLSLRTSAASTVLCIVLGVPLALVLARDRFRLQGLLRSLVLLPLVLPPVVGGIALLYTFGRQGLLGQTLDLLGLQIAFSTTAVVLAQTFVALPFLVVSLEGALRTSGSRYEAVAATLGARPGTVFRRVTLPLVLPGLASGAVLSFARSLGEFGATLTFAGSLQGVTRTLPLEIYLQRETDPDAAVALSLVLVAVAVAVVALAYSRPAAGSRTGQRTTTPTPAGGDGK from the coding sequence GTGGGTCAGCAGGGGTATTCCGGTGTTCCCGGCTTGGTGCGCGCACTGGCGGTTGTTGCCGCCGTCGTGGTGGTGCTCCCGTTGCTTGCCATGGTGCTGCGGGTGGATTGGTCGCAGTTCATTCCCCTCGTGGCCTCGGAGTCGTCGCTGACGGCGCTGGGGCTGAGCCTGCGGACCTCCGCGGCGAGCACCGTGCTGTGCATTGTGCTGGGGGTCCCCTTGGCGCTGGTCCTCGCCCGGGATAGGTTCCGGCTGCAGGGGCTGCTGCGTTCGCTGGTGCTCCTGCCGCTGGTTCTTCCCCCCGTGGTGGGCGGCATCGCCCTGCTCTACACCTTCGGCCGCCAGGGCCTGCTGGGGCAGACCCTCGATCTGCTTGGCCTGCAGATTGCCTTCTCCACCACTGCGGTGGTCCTGGCGCAGACGTTCGTGGCGCTGCCCTTCCTGGTGGTCAGCCTGGAAGGGGCCCTGCGCACCTCGGGCTCCCGCTACGAGGCCGTGGCCGCAACCCTGGGCGCACGCCCGGGCACCGTCTTCCGGCGGGTCACGCTCCCGCTGGTCCTGCCCGGACTGGCGTCCGGTGCCGTTCTTTCCTTCGCCCGCAGCCTGGGCGAGTTCGGGGCCACGCTGACGTTCGCGGGCAGCCTGCAGGGGGTCACCCGGACCCTGCCGCTGGAAATCTACCTGCAGCGGGAAACCGACCCGGACGCCGCCGTCGCCCTGTCGCTGGTGCTGGTGGCCGTGGCCGTAGCGGTGGTGGCGCTCGCCTACAGCCGGCCCGCGGCTGGCAGCAGAACAGGACAACGGACGACGACGCCCACTCCGGCAGGAGGGGACGGCAAGTGA
- a CDS encoding ABC transporter ATP-binding protein: MTLSFQAAVAGRGFDVSLTVGPGETVAVMGPNGAGKSTLLSSVAGLLRPDTGVAKLNGKTLFDLDGGNRTWVPPHQRGTALLAQEPLLFPHLSAVDNVSFGPRSAGVPKRDAKEQALRWLADVEAEGLAGRRPAELSGGQAQRVAVARALAADPALLLLDEPLAALDIHSAPLLRRLFKRVLAGRQAIIVTHDVLDALILADRVVILENGRIAEEGPTREVLERPRSSFAAGLAGLNFVPGTLDGAAVRTEDGLRIAGHADEQVLSGQQAQSGPGSPGVAVFPPSAVSVFLTDAHGSPRNSFPVTITDLEPHGDQIRVRAGRLAADITPAASADLGLVPGMTVHFVVKAAAVSVYGT, from the coding sequence GTGACGTTGTCCTTCCAGGCAGCCGTGGCCGGGCGGGGATTCGACGTGTCCCTCACGGTCGGGCCCGGCGAAACTGTAGCCGTGATGGGCCCCAACGGCGCCGGGAAGTCCACCCTGCTGTCCAGCGTCGCGGGCCTGTTGCGGCCGGACACCGGCGTGGCAAAACTCAACGGAAAGACCCTGTTCGACCTCGACGGCGGCAACCGCACCTGGGTGCCGCCGCACCAGCGCGGGACCGCGCTCCTTGCCCAGGAGCCCCTGCTCTTTCCGCACCTGAGCGCGGTGGACAATGTCTCCTTCGGGCCCCGCAGCGCCGGCGTCCCCAAGCGGGACGCCAAGGAGCAGGCCCTGCGCTGGCTGGCTGACGTCGAAGCGGAAGGCCTGGCCGGGCGCCGTCCCGCCGAACTCTCCGGCGGCCAGGCCCAGCGGGTTGCCGTGGCACGTGCACTCGCCGCGGATCCCGCGCTGCTCCTGCTTGACGAGCCCCTCGCCGCCCTCGACATCCACTCCGCCCCGCTGCTGCGCCGCCTGTTCAAGCGCGTCCTCGCGGGTCGGCAGGCCATTATCGTCACCCACGATGTCCTTGACGCGCTGATCCTCGCGGACAGGGTGGTCATCCTGGAGAACGGCAGGATTGCCGAGGAAGGCCCAACCCGGGAAGTGCTGGAACGTCCACGCAGTTCCTTTGCCGCCGGCCTGGCCGGGCTGAACTTCGTCCCCGGAACCCTGGACGGGGCGGCGGTGCGTACCGAAGATGGCCTGCGGATCGCCGGCCACGCCGATGAGCAAGTGCTTTCCGGGCAGCAGGCTCAATCCGGGCCAGGAAGCCCCGGGGTGGCCGTGTTCCCGCCGTCGGCCGTTTCCGTGTTTCTCACCGACGCGCACGGCAGCCCGCGCAATTCGTTCCCGGTAACCATCACGGACCTCGAGCCGCACGGCGACCAGATCCGTGTCCGGGCCGGCCGCCTGGCCGCCGACATCACGCCGGCGGCATCGGCGGACCTTGGCCTGGTGCCGGGGATGACCGTTCATTTCGTGGTCAAAGCGGCCGCCGTTTCCGTGTACGGGACCTAG
- a CDS encoding septum formation family protein, which yields MNHQDIPPKPASPPHTGSLPRVPSGGNGSAPAPESVTWSQPLPEPPPRRAPNRVTFWKVFFVVVIVAVAGSLVWLAVWLNSSSGADKSAADAPGVLQTTATAPATPQPLPRDGVAPAAYAVGDCFKDFDPEALASTVVSCDTGHSAQLVATYSYPAAAAYPGADPLKAKALEACQAATLGPAANQFHLNYQRSFPSSTSWDSGDRRVDCYVTADTGNVITASVLP from the coding sequence GTGAACCACCAGGACATCCCGCCGAAGCCTGCCTCGCCGCCGCACACCGGCAGCCTGCCAAGGGTCCCAAGCGGGGGCAACGGTTCAGCGCCCGCCCCGGAATCTGTCACGTGGTCCCAGCCTCTCCCGGAACCGCCACCCCGCCGCGCACCCAACAGGGTGACCTTCTGGAAGGTGTTCTTCGTCGTCGTGATCGTGGCCGTTGCCGGCTCGCTCGTGTGGCTTGCCGTGTGGTTGAACTCATCCTCCGGTGCCGACAAGTCCGCGGCCGACGCGCCGGGTGTGCTGCAGACCACCGCCACAGCCCCGGCCACTCCCCAGCCACTTCCACGCGACGGGGTGGCACCTGCCGCCTACGCGGTGGGCGACTGCTTCAAGGACTTCGATCCCGAAGCCCTGGCGTCCACGGTGGTGTCCTGCGATACCGGGCATTCGGCGCAACTGGTGGCAACGTACAGCTATCCGGCCGCAGCCGCCTACCCGGGGGCTGACCCGTTGAAAGCCAAGGCGCTGGAGGCATGCCAGGCGGCCACGCTCGGCCCGGCGGCCAACCAGTTCCATCTCAACTACCAGCGCAGCTTCCCCAGCAGTACCAGCTGGGACTCGGGCGACCGCCGGGTGGATTGCTACGTCACAGCCGATACCGGCAACGTGATTACCGCCAGCGTGCTGCCCTGA
- a CDS encoding DUF3073 domain-containing protein, producing MGRGRQKAKATKQARDIKYYSPNTDYSALQRELTGPGSRSTSHYSNEPVEPDYSAYVDKYADDLDDDDDEVDNRRIG from the coding sequence ATGGGGCGCGGCCGTCAAAAGGCAAAAGCTACCAAGCAGGCTCGGGACATCAAGTACTACTCCCCGAACACTGACTACTCGGCACTTCAGCGTGAGCTGACGGGCCCAGGCAGTCGTTCAACGAGCCATTACTCGAATGAACCGGTCGAGCCGGACTATTCGGCCTATGTGGATAAGTACGCGGATGATTTGGATGACGATGACGACGAGGTTGACAACCGTCGCATCGGCTAG
- a CDS encoding VOC family protein — protein MTVRTNYANGEPCWADLQTPDVAAAKDFYASVFGWTYQDFPTPDGRSYAQAFMNGQLVATIAPQGPLQAPGTPAQWNIYFAAADAAALLDDATRAGGDVQFGPEEVGGTGVLAFLAPPGGGTTGIWQAGTHFGSHLFNEPGALAWAELSTPEPQAAVGFFQHLFGHEVTEYPQDDGGSYSTLLIDGGEVAGVVPAEESEEASWQVYFGAADIRGAAEVAVQARGEVIVEPDEHPADGSLITIKDPQGGILSLIQVN, from the coding sequence ATGACTGTTCGGACCAACTACGCCAATGGTGAGCCCTGCTGGGCGGATCTGCAGACCCCCGATGTCGCCGCCGCCAAAGACTTTTACGCCAGCGTTTTCGGCTGGACCTACCAGGACTTTCCCACCCCGGACGGCCGCAGCTACGCACAGGCCTTCATGAACGGCCAGCTGGTTGCCACCATTGCGCCGCAGGGCCCTTTGCAGGCGCCGGGCACTCCGGCGCAATGGAATATCTACTTCGCGGCCGCAGACGCCGCAGCGCTGCTTGACGATGCCACCCGTGCAGGCGGCGACGTCCAGTTCGGGCCTGAAGAGGTAGGCGGCACCGGCGTCTTGGCTTTCCTCGCCCCGCCTGGTGGCGGGACCACGGGCATCTGGCAGGCCGGTACTCACTTCGGCAGCCACCTCTTCAACGAGCCAGGTGCGCTGGCTTGGGCGGAATTGTCCACGCCCGAGCCGCAGGCCGCCGTCGGCTTCTTTCAGCACCTGTTCGGGCACGAGGTCACCGAATACCCGCAGGACGACGGCGGCAGCTACAGCACGCTGCTCATCGATGGTGGCGAGGTGGCCGGCGTCGTTCCTGCCGAAGAAAGCGAGGAAGCGTCCTGGCAGGTCTACTTTGGCGCGGCGGACATTCGCGGCGCAGCGGAGGTTGCGGTCCAGGCCCGGGGAGAGGTCATCGTGGAGCCGGATGAGCATCCTGCCGACGGTTCACTGATCACCATCAAGGACCCGCAGGGCGGCATCCTCAGCCTGATCCAGGTCAATTAA
- the purM gene encoding phosphoribosylformylglycinamidine cyclo-ligase yields MTSANTAAENSGITYASAGVDVEAGDRAVELMKDAVKATHNSSVIGGVGGFAGLYDVSRLLTYKKPLLATSTDGVGTKVAIAQAMDIHDTIGFDLVGMVVDDIVVVGAEPLYMTDYIACGKVVPERIADIVRGIAAACSVAGTALVGGETAEHPGLLGEHEYDVAGAATGVVEADALLGPDRVRAGDVVIGMASSGLHSNGYSLVRRVINHAGWALDRQVSELGRTLGEELLEPTRVYAADCLDLARTFPVSAGAAVHGFSHVTGGGLAANLARVLPQGLVATVDRATWELPAIFKLVSELGNVPLPDLERTLNLGVGMVAIVSPDAANAAVARLNDRGLPSWVMGTVTEDSDSISKSGPDYVQGAKGVDGGAVRMVNAYA; encoded by the coding sequence ATGACTTCCGCCAACACCGCCGCAGAGAACTCCGGCATCACCTACGCCTCCGCGGGCGTGGACGTTGAAGCCGGGGACCGCGCCGTCGAGCTCATGAAGGACGCTGTCAAGGCGACCCACAACTCCTCGGTGATCGGCGGGGTGGGCGGCTTCGCCGGACTCTACGACGTCTCCAGGCTCCTGACGTACAAGAAGCCGCTGCTGGCCACCTCCACGGACGGTGTTGGCACCAAGGTTGCCATCGCCCAGGCCATGGACATCCACGACACGATCGGGTTCGACCTGGTGGGCATGGTGGTGGACGACATCGTGGTGGTAGGTGCCGAGCCGCTGTACATGACCGACTATATCGCCTGCGGCAAAGTGGTCCCCGAGCGCATCGCGGACATCGTCCGCGGCATCGCCGCAGCCTGCTCCGTGGCCGGAACCGCCCTGGTGGGCGGCGAGACCGCAGAGCACCCGGGCCTGCTGGGCGAGCACGAATACGACGTCGCCGGCGCAGCCACCGGCGTTGTGGAAGCCGACGCCCTGCTTGGCCCGGACCGCGTCCGCGCCGGCGATGTGGTCATCGGCATGGCCTCCTCCGGCCTGCACTCCAACGGCTACTCGCTTGTCCGCCGCGTCATCAACCACGCCGGCTGGGCACTGGACCGCCAGGTCTCCGAACTGGGACGCACGCTGGGCGAGGAACTCCTGGAACCCACCCGCGTCTACGCAGCCGATTGCCTGGACCTGGCCCGCACCTTCCCGGTCAGCGCCGGTGCCGCCGTGCACGGCTTCAGCCACGTCACCGGCGGCGGCCTGGCCGCCAACCTGGCCCGGGTCCTCCCGCAGGGGCTGGTGGCCACGGTGGACCGCGCCACCTGGGAACTGCCCGCGATCTTCAAGCTGGTGTCCGAACTTGGCAACGTCCCGCTGCCCGATCTCGAACGCACCCTCAACCTCGGCGTGGGCATGGTGGCCATCGTATCCCCCGACGCCGCCAACGCCGCGGTCGCGCGCCTGAACGACCGGGGCCTGCCGTCCTGGGTCATGGGCACGGTCACGGAGGATTCGGATTCCATTTCCAAATCCGGCCCCGACTACGTCCAGGGCGCCAAGGGCGTGGACGGCGGCGCAGTCCGCATGGTCAACGCCTACGCGTAA
- the purF gene encoding amidophosphoribosyltransferase, translating into MARGDGKLSHDLLPGEKGPQDACGVFGVWAPGEEVAKLTYYGLYALQHRGQESAGIATSDGKRINVYKDMGLVSQVFDETTLNTLTGHLAVGHCRYSTTGASHWANAQPTLGATSTGTVALAHNGNLTNTAELNAMINERNGGQLTGEMKQGNTSDTALVTALLEGEPGKTLEETATDLLPKIKGGFCFVFMDEGTLYAARDTFGIRPLVLGRLERGWVVASEQSALATVGASFIREIEPGEFIAIDEDGVRSKRFAEPTPAGCVFEYVYLARPDAAIAGRSVYESRVEMGRQLARENTQPADIVIPVPESGTPAAVGYAEESGIPFAHGFVKNSYVGRTFIQPSQTLRQLGIRLKLNALESVIRGKRVVVVDDSIVRGNTQRAIVRMLREAGAAAVHVKISSPPVQWPCFYGIDFASRAELIANGATIEEISQAIGADSLAYISEDGMIGATRQPRERLCTACFTGKYPIKLPDADKLGKNLLERTDLGGIKPSPSALPGETAALAVDATEDPAEKAGATGCDPGPDSEFENLLTEADLVPDVHAATSADKKDSV; encoded by the coding sequence GTGGCACGCGGCGATGGAAAACTTTCCCATGATCTACTTCCCGGCGAAAAAGGCCCGCAGGACGCTTGTGGCGTCTTCGGCGTCTGGGCACCAGGCGAAGAGGTAGCAAAACTTACCTATTACGGGCTGTATGCACTGCAGCACCGCGGTCAGGAGTCGGCTGGCATAGCCACCAGCGACGGCAAGCGGATCAACGTCTACAAGGACATGGGACTCGTCTCCCAGGTCTTCGACGAGACCACCCTGAACACCCTGACCGGGCACCTGGCCGTGGGCCACTGCCGCTACTCCACTACCGGCGCCAGCCACTGGGCCAACGCGCAGCCCACACTCGGCGCGACCTCCACGGGCACGGTTGCCCTGGCGCACAACGGCAACCTGACCAACACCGCCGAGCTCAACGCCATGATCAACGAGCGCAACGGCGGGCAACTCACCGGCGAAATGAAGCAGGGCAACACCTCCGACACCGCCCTGGTCACCGCGCTGCTTGAAGGCGAGCCGGGCAAGACCCTCGAGGAAACGGCTACCGACCTCCTGCCCAAAATCAAGGGCGGCTTCTGCTTCGTCTTCATGGATGAAGGCACCCTGTACGCCGCACGCGACACCTTTGGCATCCGCCCGCTGGTCCTCGGCCGGCTGGAACGCGGCTGGGTGGTGGCCTCCGAGCAGTCCGCACTGGCCACCGTCGGCGCCAGCTTCATCCGCGAAATCGAGCCTGGCGAGTTCATCGCCATCGACGAGGACGGCGTACGGTCCAAGCGGTTCGCGGAGCCGACGCCGGCCGGTTGCGTCTTCGAATACGTCTACCTCGCCCGCCCGGACGCTGCCATCGCCGGCCGCTCCGTCTACGAGTCCCGCGTGGAGATGGGCCGCCAGCTGGCCCGCGAAAACACGCAGCCGGCAGACATCGTCATTCCTGTCCCGGAATCCGGCACCCCCGCCGCCGTCGGCTACGCCGAAGAATCCGGTATCCCCTTTGCACACGGGTTCGTCAAGAACTCCTACGTGGGCCGCACATTCATCCAGCCCTCGCAGACTCTGCGCCAGCTGGGCATCCGGCTCAAGCTCAACGCCCTTGAATCCGTGATCCGCGGCAAGCGTGTGGTGGTGGTGGACGATTCGATCGTCCGCGGCAACACCCAGCGCGCCATTGTGCGGATGCTCCGGGAAGCCGGCGCCGCAGCCGTCCACGTGAAGATTTCCTCCCCGCCGGTACAGTGGCCCTGCTTCTACGGCATCGACTTCGCCTCCCGCGCGGAACTCATCGCCAACGGCGCCACCATCGAGGAGATCTCCCAGGCCATCGGCGCGGACTCGCTGGCCTACATCTCCGAGGACGGCATGATCGGGGCCACGCGGCAGCCGCGCGAACGGCTCTGCACCGCCTGCTTCACCGGCAAGTACCCCATCAAGCTCCCGGACGCCGACAAGCTGGGCAAGAACCTGCTTGAGCGCACCGACCTCGGCGGCATCAAGCCGTCCCCGTCCGCGCTTCCCGGCGAAACGGCCGCCCTGGCCGTTGACGCCACGGAGGACCCGGCGGAGAAAGCCGGCGCCACCGGCTGCGATCCCGGGCCGGACTCCGAATTCGAAAACCTGCTGACCGAAGCCGACCTCGTGCCCGACGTACACGCCGCCACCAGCGCCGACAAGAAGGACTCCGTATGA
- a CDS encoding S-(hydroxymethyl)mycothiol dehydrogenase, which produces MVHKVQAVVVREKNAPVSLETILVPDPGPGEALVDILTCGVCHTDLHYKQGGIGDDFPYLLGHEATGVVSAVGPDVTQVAPGDRVILNWRAVCGECRACAKGQPQYCFNTHNATQKMTLEDGTVLSPALGIGAFAEKTLVAAGQCTKVDPDVDAAAVGLLGCGIMAGIGAAINTGEVKRGESVAVIGCGGVGIAAIAGAKLAGATTIIAVDIDDNKIDMAQSLGATHGVNSRQEDAVEAIRALTGGNGADVVIDAVGRPETYKQAFYARDLAGRVVLVGVPTPEMTLELPLLDVFGRGGSLKSSWYGDCLPSRDFPMLVSHYKQGNLDLDAFVSERISIDQVEEAFGKMHEGKVLRSVVEVQAAGASA; this is translated from the coding sequence ATGGTCCACAAAGTACAAGCAGTCGTTGTCCGGGAGAAGAACGCTCCCGTGTCGCTGGAGACCATCCTGGTGCCGGATCCGGGGCCGGGCGAGGCCCTGGTGGACATCCTGACCTGCGGTGTCTGCCATACCGATCTGCATTACAAGCAGGGCGGCATTGGTGATGACTTCCCGTACCTGCTGGGTCACGAGGCCACCGGTGTGGTGAGCGCCGTTGGCCCCGATGTGACCCAGGTGGCCCCGGGTGACCGGGTGATCCTGAACTGGCGGGCGGTCTGTGGGGAGTGCCGTGCGTGTGCCAAGGGCCAGCCGCAGTACTGCTTCAATACGCACAACGCCACGCAGAAGATGACCCTCGAGGACGGCACGGTCCTTTCCCCTGCCCTGGGCATCGGTGCCTTCGCGGAAAAGACCCTGGTGGCAGCCGGGCAGTGCACCAAGGTGGACCCGGACGTTGACGCTGCCGCGGTTGGCCTGCTGGGCTGCGGCATCATGGCCGGCATCGGTGCCGCCATCAACACCGGCGAGGTCAAGCGCGGAGAGTCCGTGGCCGTGATCGGCTGCGGCGGCGTGGGGATTGCCGCGATCGCGGGCGCGAAGCTCGCGGGGGCGACGACGATCATCGCCGTGGACATCGACGACAACAAGATCGACATGGCACAGTCCCTCGGCGCCACCCATGGCGTGAACTCGCGCCAGGAGGACGCCGTGGAAGCCATCCGGGCCCTCACCGGAGGCAACGGCGCTGACGTGGTGATTGACGCCGTCGGCCGTCCCGAAACGTACAAGCAGGCCTTCTATGCCCGCGACCTTGCCGGCCGCGTGGTGCTGGTGGGCGTCCCGACGCCGGAGATGACGCTCGAACTGCCGCTGCTGGACGTCTTTGGCCGCGGCGGCTCGCTGAAGTCCTCCTGGTACGGCGACTGCCTGCCGTCCCGCGATTTCCCCATGCTGGTTTCGCACTACAAACAGGGCAACCTGGACCTGGACGCGTTCGTGTCCGAGCGGATCTCGATCGACCAGGTGGAGGAGGCTTTCGGCAAGATGCACGAAGGCAAGGTGCTGCGGTCCGTCGTCGAGGTCCAGGCGGCTGGGGCCTCCGCATGA
- a CDS encoding FdhF/YdeP family oxidoreductase produces the protein MKFGKQPAPVADINEDDLSVHKPKTEAAGVKAVMVALERAVAQAGVTRTAQSLLRLNQRGGFDCPGCAWPESDKKRKAAEFCENGAKAVAEENTLRTVGAEFWARHSIAELSEKTEYWLGNQGRLSEPVVIREGETHYSPISWAEAFELIGEHLRATTPDRSVFYTSGRTANETAFLYQLFARSLGTNNLPDCSNMCHESSGSALNPTIGIGKGTVSLDDIHDAELIFVVGQNPGTNHPRMLSALKECKDKGGKVVAVNPLPEAGLFNFKDPQTVSGVVGGGTPLADEYLQIKVGGDLALFQALGHLLLEAEEANPGTVVDHSFIAAQTDGFDAYREARRTVDWDETEKATGLTRGQIEKVAAMLVASKASIFCWALGVTQQPHSVDTIKEMVNVLLLQGNFGKPGAGACPVRGHSNVQGDRTMGIWEKPKEWLLQALDTEFGITSPRHHGYDAVESMEAFERDEVDVFVSMGGNFSLACSDTEALEAGMQRIGLTVHISTKPNRSHIVHGRTSLILPTLGRTDKDDKHSKGAQFLSVEDSMSVVHSTQGRLTPVSEHLLAEPVIVARMADATFGPDHPVDWKGMAEDYDVIRDHIARVLPGFEDFNARVRTKNGFVLPNPPRDTRSFATDIGRGRFTVSPLEYLTPPPGHLVLQTIRSHDQYNTTFYGLDDRYRGISGGRRVILIHPEDLAEQGFQDRELVDVVSTFQGVDRRADKFRLVAYPTAKGCAAAYFPEANALVHKENVARESNTPGFKAMFVRFEPHQGGAAAAEESAGELAGTHA, from the coding sequence ATGAAGTTCGGAAAGCAGCCCGCCCCCGTTGCGGATATCAATGAGGATGACCTTTCTGTCCACAAGCCCAAAACGGAGGCGGCCGGGGTCAAGGCCGTCATGGTTGCCCTTGAACGTGCGGTGGCGCAGGCGGGTGTGACCCGGACGGCGCAGTCGCTGCTGCGGTTGAACCAGCGGGGTGGGTTTGACTGCCCGGGCTGCGCGTGGCCGGAGTCGGACAAGAAGCGCAAGGCCGCCGAGTTCTGCGAGAACGGTGCCAAGGCGGTGGCCGAGGAGAACACCCTGCGTACCGTCGGGGCGGAGTTCTGGGCCAGGCACTCCATCGCCGAACTCTCGGAGAAGACCGAGTATTGGCTGGGCAACCAGGGCCGGTTGAGCGAACCGGTGGTGATCCGCGAAGGGGAGACGCATTACTCGCCGATCTCGTGGGCCGAGGCGTTCGAGCTGATCGGCGAACACCTCCGGGCGACCACCCCGGACCGCAGCGTCTTCTACACCTCCGGCCGCACCGCGAACGAGACCGCGTTCCTGTACCAGCTGTTCGCACGCTCCCTGGGCACCAACAACCTGCCCGACTGCTCCAACATGTGCCACGAGTCCTCCGGCTCAGCGCTGAACCCCACCATCGGGATCGGCAAGGGCACGGTCTCCCTGGATGACATCCACGACGCCGAACTGATCTTCGTCGTCGGCCAGAACCCGGGCACCAACCATCCACGGATGCTGTCCGCGCTGAAGGAGTGCAAGGACAAGGGCGGAAAGGTGGTGGCGGTGAACCCGCTGCCCGAGGCCGGCCTGTTCAACTTCAAGGACCCGCAGACCGTCTCAGGCGTGGTGGGCGGCGGCACCCCGCTCGCGGACGAATACCTGCAGATCAAGGTCGGCGGGGACCTGGCGTTGTTCCAGGCGCTCGGCCACCTGCTCCTGGAGGCCGAGGAAGCCAACCCGGGGACCGTCGTCGACCATTCCTTCATCGCCGCCCAGACGGACGGATTCGACGCCTACCGTGAAGCCCGCCGCACGGTGGACTGGGACGAGACCGAGAAGGCCACCGGCCTGACCAGGGGGCAGATCGAGAAGGTGGCGGCGATGCTGGTGGCGTCCAAGGCCTCCATTTTCTGCTGGGCGCTGGGCGTGACCCAGCAGCCGCACTCGGTGGACACCATCAAGGAAATGGTCAACGTGCTGCTGCTGCAGGGCAACTTCGGCAAGCCCGGCGCCGGCGCCTGCCCGGTCCGCGGGCATTCGAACGTCCAGGGCGACCGGACCATGGGCATCTGGGAAAAACCCAAGGAATGGCTTCTGCAGGCGCTGGACACCGAGTTCGGCATCACGTCCCCGCGGCACCACGGCTACGACGCCGTGGAGTCAATGGAGGCCTTCGAACGCGACGAGGTGGACGTGTTCGTCTCGATGGGCGGGAACTTCTCGCTCGCCTGCTCCGACACCGAAGCCTTGGAAGCAGGCATGCAGCGGATCGGGCTGACCGTGCATATTTCCACCAAGCCCAACCGCTCGCACATCGTGCACGGCCGCACCTCGCTGATCCTGCCCACCCTGGGCCGGACCGACAAGGATGACAAGCACTCCAAAGGCGCCCAGTTCCTCTCAGTGGAAGACTCCATGTCCGTGGTCCACTCCACCCAAGGCCGCCTCACTCCGGTCTCCGAGCACCTGCTGGCCGAGCCCGTCATCGTGGCCCGGATGGCAGACGCCACCTTCGGACCGGACCACCCCGTGGACTGGAAGGGCATGGCCGAGGACTACGACGTGATCCGCGACCACATCGCCCGCGTGCTGCCAGGATTCGAGGACTTCAATGCCAGGGTCCGGACCAAGAACGGGTTCGTGCTGCCCAACCCGCCACGCGACACCCGGTCCTTCGCCACCGACATCGGCCGCGGCCGGTTCACCGTCAGTCCCCTGGAGTACCTGACGCCGCCGCCGGGTCACCTGGTGCTGCAGACCATCCGCAGCCACGACCAGTACAACACCACGTTCTACGGCCTGGATGACCGCTACCGCGGCATCTCCGGTGGCCGCCGCGTGATCCTGATCCACCCCGAAGACCTCGCCGAACAGGGCTTCCAGGACCGGGAACTTGTCGATGTGGTCAGCACCTTCCAGGGCGTTGACCGACGCGCGGACAAGTTCCGCCTGGTGGCCTACCCCACCGCGAAGGGCTGTGCCGCGGCCTACTTCCCCGAAGCCAACGCACTGGTCCACAAAGAAAACGTGGCCCGGGAATCCAACACCCCCGGGTTCAAAGCCATGTTCGTCCGCTTCGAGCCGCACCAGGGCGGGGCGGCAGCAGCCGAGGAATCTGCAGGGGAGCTGGCCGGAACGCACGCTTAG